The following coding sequences lie in one Polynucleobacter necessarius genomic window:
- a CDS encoding chromate transporter, translating into MTQLISLALTFGLLSLLAVGGGTAVLPEMQTLLAHQFGIDHLRFVHIYSIGQVAPGPNMLMVLVIGFQVAGILGAGVVLLSFFLPSSILCLYVGRIWNRFGESPWRRSIQNALEPISIGLMASGVYAVAKSSVVSPITAGLALFSLCLILRTKITPVFVMLGSGLLGFLLLTYF; encoded by the coding sequence ATGACCCAATTGATTTCTTTGGCCCTGACTTTTGGCTTGCTTTCTTTATTGGCTGTAGGGGGAGGCACAGCTGTTTTGCCTGAAATGCAAACTTTATTAGCGCATCAATTTGGCATTGATCATCTTCGATTTGTTCATATTTACAGTATCGGCCAGGTGGCCCCAGGCCCCAATATGCTGATGGTCCTAGTCATTGGATTTCAAGTGGCCGGAATTCTTGGGGCAGGCGTTGTTTTGCTTTCCTTCTTTTTGCCATCTAGTATTTTGTGCCTCTATGTGGGGCGCATATGGAATCGCTTTGGTGAAAGTCCTTGGCGACGCAGCATTCAGAATGCCTTGGAGCCCATTTCGATTGGGTTAATGGCCTCTGGCGTTTATGCCGTAGCCAAATCCTCTGTCGTCAGCCCAATCACCGCTGGTTTAGCATTATTTTCCTTGTGCCTCATTTTGCGTACAAAAATAACTCCTGTTTTTGTAATGCTGGGGTCAGGATTGCTGGGCTTTCTGCTGCTCACATACTTTTAA
- a CDS encoding TonB-dependent receptor plug domain-containing protein, whose protein sequence is MLATSPVYAQTQAQSMPELEVTGVREGGDGFLSPNKVLAGDELQNKLSGTLGATLANELGVSATGYGAGGASRPVIRGLEGARVQILQNGLSVGNVFSISPDHAVASPI, encoded by the coding sequence TTGCTAGCCACATCCCCTGTCTACGCACAAACTCAGGCACAGTCAATGCCAGAATTAGAGGTGACTGGAGTGCGTGAAGGTGGAGATGGATTTCTATCACCAAATAAAGTTCTTGCTGGCGATGAACTTCAAAATAAACTTTCAGGAACTTTGGGGGCAACATTAGCAAATGAATTAGGTGTCTCAGCAACTGGTTATGGTGCAGGCGGCGCTTCAAGGCCAGTAATACGTGGCTTGGAGGGCGCACGTGTTCAGATATTGCAGAATGGATTATCTGTTGGGAATGTCTTTAGCATCTCCCCTGACCATGCCGTAGCAAGTCCGATATAA
- a CDS encoding DUF3313 family protein: MPQSWPPNLCRDQDSCPDYNLLIPTATSESDTRVWRYRISGVNPGNYTALILDPIYLNQNATREVSADVINKAKVVLQASMVEAVNNRGNIRIVTQPGPDVAEYP, from the coding sequence ATGCCCCAAAGTTGGCCACCCAATCTATGCCGAGATCAGGATTCCTGCCCTGACTACAATTTATTAATTCCTACCGCTACCAGTGAATCCGATACGCGCGTATGGAGATATCGCATTTCAGGAGTAAATCCCGGCAACTATACCGCGTTGATCTTGGATCCAATCTATCTAAATCAAAATGCTACTAGAGAAGTTAGTGCCGATGTCATCAATAAAGCAAAAGTAGTACTACAAGCTTCGATGGTTGAGGCTGTGAACAATCGTGGCAATATTCGTATCGTCACACAGCCCGGCCCAGACGTAGCTGAGTATCCGTAG
- a CDS encoding chromate transporter has protein sequence MSDVLENQSSSPAQTSLIDLFVQFLIIGAVSFGGGIIAYERILLVEKRKWLSSDDFMGYLAISQTMPGLNSVNLAVLAGDHLRGALGAFIATMGLILPGALFVLVIGIAYTTNTDHPLANHILASIAAAACGLLAAITYRIGDDQWKHLKSLAIILITFVLMSIAKFSLPIVLLIMAPIAIYVYRPRGSQ, from the coding sequence ATGAGTGATGTCTTAGAAAATCAATCTTCATCACCCGCACAAACTAGCTTGATTGATTTGTTTGTGCAGTTTCTGATTATTGGAGCCGTCAGCTTTGGCGGAGGGATTATTGCCTACGAGCGCATTTTGTTAGTAGAGAAGCGTAAATGGCTTTCATCTGATGATTTTATGGGATATTTAGCCATTAGCCAAACAATGCCTGGCTTAAATTCTGTCAATTTAGCAGTGCTTGCTGGTGATCATTTACGAGGAGCTCTCGGTGCTTTTATAGCCACGATGGGCTTAATACTGCCGGGCGCTTTATTTGTGCTGGTAATAGGAATTGCATACACCACCAATACCGATCATCCTCTAGCCAACCATATTTTGGCAAGTATAGCTGCAGCAGCCTGTGGCTTACTGGCCGCAATTACCTATCGCATTGGTGATGATCAGTGGAAACATCTGAAATCATTAGCAATTATTTTGATCACCTTTGTGTTGATGAGTATTGCCAAATTTAGCTTGCCAATTGTCTTGTTAATCATGGCTCCAATTGCTATCTATGTTTATAGGCCTAGAGGCAGTCAATGA
- a CDS encoding TonB-dependent receptor domain-containing protein, giving the protein MDSQQFVPTSYSPPGLQSRQFNLMSYSAGGLLDIAKGYGLGLTYTVSQRAPSAQELYSYGPHDSTATFDIGNANLSTETSHNLELSFQKTLGLVRSKASIYQNQFNNYIYGYYTGAYSEANQNFSVVQASQANATIRGVEADLSYNWNQTGLGGRLFGDAFQGTFNAGGNLPLQPAPRLGAEFIYQRNG; this is encoded by the coding sequence GTGGATAGCCAACAATTTGTACCAACATCGTATAGTCCGCCTGGCTTACAAAGCCGCCAATTTAATCTGATGTCTTATTCAGCAGGTGGTTTGCTAGATATTGCTAAGGGATATGGTCTTGGGTTGACCTATACCGTTTCACAGAGAGCTCCTTCAGCTCAAGAGCTCTACTCCTATGGGCCGCATGACTCTACTGCGACATTTGATATTGGTAATGCTAATTTAAGTACGGAAACCTCACATAACCTAGAGCTCAGTTTTCAGAAAACGCTGGGCTTAGTTCGTAGTAAAGCCAGCATTTATCAAAATCAATTTAATAACTATATCTATGGATACTATACGGGCGCCTATAGTGAGGCTAATCAAAATTTCTCAGTTGTACAAGCATCACAAGCCAATGCCACTATACGAGGTGTTGAGGCTGATTTAAGTTACAACTGGAATCAAACTGGATTAGGGGGTCGTTTATTTGGTGACGCCTTCCAAGGTACATTTAATGCCGGCGGAAATCTTCCGCTTCAACCTGCTCCTCGCTTGGGGGCTGAATTTATTTATCAGCGTAATGGTTAG